A window of Bacillota bacterium genomic DNA:
GACCCTCAAGGACAGCCCGCGGGACGTCGAGTTGGTCGAGATCATCCAGGAGGACAGCCGCCGCCTCGACCGGCTGGTCGATGAGCTGTTCGCCCTGACCAGGCTGCAGATGGGGCAGGTCCCCCTGCGCTTCGCCGAAGAGGACGTCGCCGCCATGGTCGACCTGGCCACGAAGCCGTTCCTCCCGCAGGCCGAGACGGCCGGGGTCGAACTGGTCCGGGATGTCCCCGACGGGTTCCCGCCGGTCAGGGCCGACCGCGACAAGGTGGCCTGGGTCCTGTCGAACCTCCTCGGGAACGCCCTCCGCTACGCCCCGGCCGGCGGCCGGGTGAGGATCTCGGCCGAGCTCCACGGGAGCATGGCCTATCTGACCGTCGAGGACGACGGCCCGGGCATCCCCAAGGAAAGCCAGGAGGCCATCTTCGAGCCCTTCGTCCAGCTTGACCCGGCCAAGAAAGGCGGGGCGGGCCTGGGCCTGCCGGTGTCGAGGGACATCGTCCGCGCCCATGGGGGCCGGATCTGGGTCGACAGCGAGGTCGGTCGGGGGAGCAAGTTCACCTTCAGTCTACCCGTGACGAAAACCATTCCCGGAGGTGATTCCATTGGTGAGGGTGTTAATCGTTGACGATGAGAAGAACATCCGGGTGACTCTCCAGCAGTGCCTGGTTGAAGCGGGCTACGAAACGGACGTCGCCGTGGGCGGGGAGCACGCCCTCGAGAAGGCCGAGCACCAGACCTATGACCTGATCCTGCTGGACATCAAGCTGCCCGACCTGGACGGCCTGGAGGTCCTTCGCCGGATCAAGCGGCGCGCTCCCGAGCAGGACGTGGTGATGATCACCGCCTACGGGTCGGTCGAGACCGCCGTCCAGGCGATGAAGGTCGGAGCCATCGACTATCTGCAGAAACCATTCACCCCGGAGGAGATCAGGAACGTCGTCTCGAGCGTCCTCGGCCGCCGGACCATCACCGCCGAGGATGCCGACCAGTCCTTCCGGGCCTCGATTGAACTGGCCAAGGCCTGCATCACCCGGCACCGCCTGGACCAGGCCGTGCCCCACCTGCGCCGGGCCATGGCCCTGGACCCCGAGAGCCCCGAACCCTTCAACCTCCTCGGGATGGTCCAAGAACTCGAAGGCGAGGTCGTCGAGGCCCTCAAGATGTACCGGGCGGCCCTGGCCGTCGACCCCACTTACCAACCGGCCCAGGACAACCTGAGCCGGGCGACCAATTTGAACTACGTCCCGCCGGAAACATCGCCGTGTACGTGATCATCGCCGGTTGCGGCCGGCTGGGCTCCGAGTTGGCCAGGAACATGTCCGAAGAGGGCCACGACGTGGTCGTCATCGACCGCGCCCGGGAGGCCTTCGAGCGGCTCGGGTCGGCCTTCGACGGGATCACCATCGAGGGCACGGCCATCGACGAGGATGTCCTGCGGCAGGCCGGGGTCGACCGGGCCGACGCCCTGGCCGCCGTGGCCGGGAGTGATGAGGTCAACCTGATGGTCGGGCAGGTCGCCCGTCGCCACTTCAACCTCAGACGGGTCGTCGTCAGGGTCAACAACCCGCACCTCGAGAGCGCCTATCGCAAGTTCGGCCTGCTCACTCTGAGACCCGACAAGTCCGCCGTGGCCCAGGTCCGCGGCTTGCTGTCCAGCCAAGGCCTGACCACCCTGCTGACCCTGGGCACCGGCGAGGCGCTGCTGTCCCAGGTGGCCCTCCGGGCCGACCTGGCCGGGCAGTCCCTGGACCGCCTGGCCATCCCGGGCAAGTGCCAGCCAGCCGGAATTCTACGGGGGGGTCGCGTCCTTCTGCCCGAGCCCGACCTCCGGGTCGAGCCGGGTGACGCCCTCATCTGCGTCGTCCGTCTGGATGCGTTGGCGGCCGTCACCGCCTGGGCCGACGTCACTCGCGATCCCGGGGAGATGTGAACATGCGCGTCGTCGTCGTCGGGGGCGGCAAGGTCGGTTACTACCTCGTCCGGACCCTCCTCGACCAGAAACATCAGGTCAGCGTGATCGAGAAGGACCCCGACCGAGCCGCTTTCCTGGCCGGAAAGCTGCCGGCCCTGGTCATCGCCGGGGACGGCACCAACCTGGCCCATCTGGCCGACGCGGGGGCGGACCGGGCCGACGTCCTGGCGGCGGTGACCGGCCTCGACGAGGTCAACCTGGTGGCTTGCCAGGTCGGCCGGACCGAGTTCAACGTGCCCCGGACGGTGGCCAGGGTCAATAATCCGCTCAACCGGGCGATTCTCA
This region includes:
- a CDS encoding response regulator; this encodes MRVLIVDDEKNIRVTLQQCLVEAGYETDVAVGGEHALEKAEHQTYDLILLDIKLPDLDGLEVLRRIKRRAPEQDVVMITAYGSVETAVQAMKVGAIDYLQKPFTPEEIRNVVSSVLGRRTITAEDADQSFRASIELAKACITRHRLDQAVPHLRRAMALDPESPEPFNLLGMVQELEGEVVEALKMYRAALAVDPTYQPAQDNLSRATNLNYVPPETSPCT
- a CDS encoding TrkA family potassium uptake protein, which translates into the protein MYVIIAGCGRLGSELARNMSEEGHDVVVIDRAREAFERLGSAFDGITIEGTAIDEDVLRQAGVDRADALAAVAGSDEVNLMVGQVARRHFNLRRVVVRVNNPHLESAYRKFGLLTLRPDKSAVAQVRGLLSSQGLTTLLTLGTGEALLSQVALRADLAGQSLDRLAIPGKCQPAGILRGGRVLLPEPDLRVEPGDALICVVRLDALAAVTAWADVTRDPGEM